In Acidimicrobiia bacterium, one DNA window encodes the following:
- a CDS encoding branched-chain amino acid aminotransferase, which produces MSTAAHESAPFGAVFVERLSMSWWDGESFAEPHLEPVGPLPIHPAAHVLHYSSSVFEGLKAHRGMDGDLRLFRLDRHIERMQQSARLLCLPAPDAELLETMIISVVLDARDAIPEPPGSLYLRPTLIGTEANIGAAAAPSKQALLYVLGSPVGDYFSGGIRPLKVVVEEHRPRSTPTFGMAKTGANYAAALGLIMEAKHTHSADQVLFAPGGDVQETGAANFILLDDDRVLTKPLDPSFLPGVTRDSVLVIARDLGYEVVEADFTIDEMLRFVERGEAALSGTAAVLAGVGKILHDGREYRVGSGEVGPNTLRLRAALTALQTGSAPDIHGWIRSI; this is translated from the coding sequence ATGTCAACTGCAGCACACGAGTCCGCCCCCTTCGGCGCGGTATTCGTCGAGAGGCTCTCGATGAGCTGGTGGGACGGCGAGAGTTTCGCCGAACCCCATCTCGAACCCGTCGGCCCTCTTCCGATTCATCCGGCCGCCCATGTGCTCCACTACTCGAGTTCGGTCTTCGAAGGGCTCAAGGCGCACCGCGGCATGGACGGCGATCTGAGGTTGTTCCGGCTCGACCGCCACATCGAGAGGATGCAGCAGAGCGCCAGACTGCTTTGCCTTCCGGCGCCGGACGCTGAGCTCCTCGAGACGATGATCATCAGCGTCGTCCTCGATGCGAGGGACGCCATCCCCGAGCCGCCCGGTTCGCTCTACCTCCGTCCCACCTTGATCGGCACCGAGGCAAACATCGGCGCGGCCGCCGCCCCCAGCAAGCAGGCCTTGCTCTACGTGCTCGGATCCCCCGTCGGCGACTACTTCTCAGGTGGTATCCGCCCGCTCAAGGTAGTCGTGGAGGAGCATCGACCACGCTCCACGCCTACCTTCGGCATGGCCAAGACCGGAGCCAACTACGCGGCCGCCCTCGGCCTCATCATGGAGGCCAAGCACACACACTCTGCCGATCAGGTGCTGTTCGCGCCGGGGGGTGATGTCCAGGAGACCGGCGCCGCCAACTTCATCCTGCTGGACGACGACCGCGTGCTGACCAAACCGCTGGACCCGTCCTTTCTACCGGGGGTCACGCGGGATTCGGTGCTCGTCATCGCCCGCGATCTCGGGTACGAGGTGGTCGAGGCGGACTTCACGATCGACGAGATGCTGCGGTTCGTCGAACGGGGCGAAGCTGCCTTGTCCGGAACGGCGGCCGTGTTGGCCGGTGTCGGGAAGATCCTCCACGATGGACGGGAGTATCGCGTGGGAAGCGGAGAGGTGGGCCCCAACACGCTGCGCCTGCGCGCCGCCCTGACCGCTCTTCAGACGGGCTCTGCTCCGGATATCCACGGCTGGATCCGTTCGATCTGA
- the hutU gene encoding urocanate hydratase encodes MSGPRLIRAPRGNEISTKGWLQEAALRSLMNNLDPEVAENPDELVVYGGRGKAARSWEAFDAIVRSLRSLENDETLLVQSGKPVGVFQTHEMAPRVLIANSLLVPDWADWENFWELEAAGLMMYGQMTAGSWIYIGTQGILQGTYQTFLAIAEKRFGGSLRGTSTLTAGLGGMGGAQPLAITMNDGVALCVEVDPTRIRRRIETGYLDLAAASLDEALALCESAKREGRGLSVGVEGNAAEVFPELLRRDVSFDIVTDQTSAHDPLNGYVPRGHSVEEAAGLRIEDPRRYIAEARESMAAHCEAMVGFLERGSEVFDYGNNLRGEAVLGGFEKAFAYEGFVPAYIRDLFCEGMGPFRWMALSGDPADIAATDRALLDLFPDNRGLHRWIEMAAERVHFQGLPARICWLGYGERDKAGVAFNELVRKGVVSAPIVIGRDHLDSGSVASPYRETEGMADGSDAVADWPILNALLNTASGAAWVAVHHGGGVGMGKSIHAGAQVVADGTDEGALRLSRVLTNDPGTGVMRHADAGYRIARDVARDRGVTIPMLEA; translated from the coding sequence ATGAGCGGGCCACGACTCATTCGCGCCCCACGCGGAAACGAGATTTCCACGAAGGGATGGCTGCAGGAAGCCGCCCTGCGGTCGTTGATGAACAACCTCGACCCCGAGGTCGCCGAGAACCCCGATGAGCTCGTCGTCTACGGCGGCCGGGGCAAGGCAGCCAGAAGCTGGGAGGCGTTCGATGCGATCGTTCGTTCGCTGCGCTCGCTCGAGAACGACGAGACGTTGCTCGTGCAGTCTGGGAAACCGGTCGGCGTGTTCCAAACCCACGAGATGGCCCCGCGCGTTTTGATTGCCAACAGCCTGCTCGTTCCCGACTGGGCCGACTGGGAGAACTTCTGGGAACTCGAAGCCGCCGGACTGATGATGTACGGCCAGATGACGGCCGGGTCGTGGATATACATCGGCACGCAGGGGATCCTGCAGGGAACCTATCAAACGTTCCTGGCCATCGCCGAGAAGCGTTTCGGCGGATCGCTGCGGGGCACTTCAACCCTCACCGCGGGATTGGGCGGCATGGGCGGCGCGCAGCCGCTCGCGATCACCATGAACGATGGTGTAGCGCTCTGTGTGGAGGTCGACCCGACTCGAATCCGGCGTCGGATCGAGACGGGCTACCTGGACCTCGCCGCCGCCTCGCTGGATGAGGCGCTGGCACTGTGCGAATCGGCCAAGCGCGAGGGGAGAGGGTTGTCGGTCGGGGTCGAGGGAAACGCCGCCGAGGTGTTCCCCGAACTGCTGCGCCGGGACGTTTCCTTTGACATCGTCACGGATCAGACCTCAGCACACGATCCTCTCAACGGATACGTCCCGCGCGGCCACAGCGTGGAGGAAGCAGCCGGACTCCGGATCGAAGATCCCCGGCGTTACATAGCCGAGGCCAGGGAGTCGATGGCGGCCCACTGTGAAGCGATGGTGGGATTCCTGGAACGTGGTTCGGAGGTGTTCGACTACGGGAACAACCTGCGCGGCGAGGCCGTGTTGGGCGGTTTCGAAAAGGCCTTCGCCTATGAGGGCTTCGTTCCGGCCTATATCCGTGATCTCTTCTGCGAGGGTATGGGGCCGTTTCGTTGGATGGCTCTGTCGGGAGACCCTGCCGACATCGCGGCCACCGATCGGGCCTTGCTCGACCTCTTCCCGGACAACAGGGGCCTCCATCGCTGGATCGAGATGGCTGCAGAGCGGGTCCATTTTCAGGGCTTGCCCGCCAGAATCTGCTGGCTGGGCTACGGCGAGCGTGACAAAGCCGGCGTCGCTTTCAATGAACTCGTCCGGAAGGGTGTCGTAAGTGCTCCGATCGTCATCGGTCGGGATCATCTCGACTCCGGCTCGGTGGCTTCGCCGTACAGGGAAACCGAGGGCATGGCCGACGGGTCGGACGCGGTCGCCGATTGGCCGATTCTCAACGCCCTCCTCAACACCGCGTCCGGCGCAGCCTGGGTGGCGGTTCATCATGGAGGCGGGGTCGGAATGGGCAAGTCGATTCATGCCGGCGCCCAGGTGGTGGCCGACGGGACCGACGAGGGTGCTCTCCGGCTGTCCCGGGTACTGACCAACGACCCGGGCACCGGTGTGATGCGGCATGCAGATGCCGGCTACCGGATCGCCAGAGACGTGGCGAGAGACCGTGGAGTGACTATCCCGATGCTCGAGGCATAG
- the hutI gene encoding imidazolonepropionase, translated as MARRICSFCAKPEDQVAHLLAGHRDVAICDECARLAVEITGEHAFEQTSGDLLLTGIGLMITNDPRQKGPIEGGAIAVRGGNITWIGPERELPSRYRSLITLDCGGRTVLPGFVDSHTHLVYDGDRAEEFGRRMRGEDYESIMAAGGGIQATVAATRAAGPDRLLDLALERADRMLSLGTTTVEIKSGYGLDTLTERHMLEVAGEIGRRLPIDVVSTFLGAHAVPEEYRRDRDAYLWLIEEEMLPAVAPVAAYCDVFCDAGVFSVDEARRVLAAGRRHGLRPRLHANQLGDTGGLELAVEIGAISADHLEHVTVRQASLLADAGVVAVLLPAASLSMRSKQAPARLLRDAGAIIALATDCNPGTSNVESMQFVVALGALEMGLTVEESIWAATRGGALAVEEPDKGWLRVGAVADLHVLDTDNYIDIAYHPDRSATWKVIKDGRVVVG; from the coding sequence TTGGCGCGTCGAATCTGCAGTTTCTGTGCCAAACCTGAAGATCAGGTTGCACACCTCCTCGCCGGGCATCGTGACGTCGCGATTTGTGACGAGTGCGCCCGCCTTGCCGTCGAAATAACCGGCGAGCACGCGTTTGAGCAAACTTCCGGTGACCTGTTGCTCACGGGCATCGGGCTGATGATCACGAACGACCCCCGTCAGAAGGGACCGATCGAAGGTGGAGCCATCGCGGTTCGCGGTGGGAACATCACGTGGATCGGTCCCGAACGCGAGCTTCCGTCGAGATACCGGTCGCTGATCACTCTGGATTGCGGAGGGCGGACGGTCCTTCCCGGATTCGTGGACTCACACACCCATCTCGTCTACGACGGGGATCGAGCCGAGGAGTTCGGCCGCCGGATGCGTGGCGAAGATTACGAGTCGATCATGGCGGCCGGTGGTGGAATCCAGGCCACAGTCGCGGCGACGCGGGCGGCAGGGCCCGACCGGCTGCTGGATCTGGCGCTGGAACGAGCCGACCGGATGCTGTCCCTCGGCACGACCACCGTAGAGATCAAATCGGGCTACGGACTCGACACCCTCACCGAACGGCACATGCTCGAGGTCGCCGGCGAGATAGGGCGCCGCCTCCCCATCGACGTGGTCTCCACGTTTCTCGGAGCCCATGCAGTCCCGGAGGAGTATCGACGTGACCGCGATGCCTACCTATGGCTCATCGAGGAAGAGATGCTGCCGGCGGTCGCTCCGGTGGCCGCCTATTGCGACGTCTTTTGCGATGCAGGAGTCTTCTCGGTCGACGAGGCCCGCCGTGTGCTCGCTGCAGGTCGTCGGCACGGGCTTCGTCCGCGCTTGCACGCCAACCAGCTGGGCGACACAGGTGGCCTCGAGCTGGCGGTCGAGATAGGGGCCATATCGGCCGACCACCTGGAGCATGTAACCGTCCGGCAGGCGTCGTTGCTGGCAGATGCCGGCGTGGTGGCGGTACTTCTTCCGGCGGCCTCCCTGTCCATGCGATCCAAACAGGCTCCCGCTCGTCTGCTTCGAGACGCGGGAGCGATCATCGCCCTGGCGACCGATTGCAATCCCGGAACGTCGAACGTCGAGTCGATGCAGTTCGTGGTGGCTTTGGGGGCGCTGGAGATGGGCTTGACGGTCGAAGAGTCGATCTGGGCGGCGACCCGCGGGGGAGCACTCGCCGTCGAGGAGCCGGACAAGGGCTGGTTGCGGGTGGGGGCCGTTGCCGATCTACATGTGTTGGACACGGACAACTACATCGACATCGCATACCACCCGGATCGATCCGCAACCTGGAAGGTGATCAAGGACGGCCGGGTGGTAGTCGGTTGA